The following are encoded together in the Microbacterium hatanonis genome:
- a CDS encoding WcbI family polysaccharide biosynthesis putative acetyltransferase — translation MVQASDDEGRRLHYGEFYGLRDAPDGAGVVVGNCQAESLRIVVDGPGTPTVRVPPVHEIAPSDVPLLHRLIARASFLVAQPVRDDYHDLPLGTRQLRALLPAGARAVTVPIIRYTGLQPFQWVLRVPEVPELPPYVDYLDVRELALAAGLPLAQRLDRVTVRAVADDALAELRRRESDLDVVASDLFSRPTFDHMRTVNHPGNPIWLGLGARVLEALGSRDSPTDPGRPLLAGVQAPREAWVADAWDLADEPTDFWLTAGERVAAAEVREAQGAWYRDHPIYVERAVGRLAPLLRRWRG, via the coding sequence GTGGTACAAGCCTCCGATGACGAGGGGCGGCGACTCCATTACGGCGAGTTCTACGGCCTCCGAGACGCTCCGGACGGCGCCGGAGTCGTCGTCGGAAACTGCCAGGCGGAGTCGCTGCGGATCGTCGTCGACGGGCCCGGCACCCCCACGGTGCGGGTACCGCCCGTGCACGAGATCGCCCCGAGCGACGTGCCGCTCCTGCACCGTCTGATCGCGCGGGCGTCCTTCCTCGTCGCTCAGCCGGTGCGCGACGACTACCACGATCTGCCCCTCGGCACCCGGCAGCTCCGCGCGCTCCTGCCGGCCGGCGCACGCGCGGTAACGGTGCCCATCATCCGTTACACCGGACTGCAGCCCTTCCAGTGGGTGCTCCGCGTGCCGGAGGTGCCCGAGCTCCCGCCCTACGTCGACTACCTCGACGTGCGTGAACTGGCGCTCGCCGCCGGTCTTCCGCTGGCGCAGCGGCTTGATCGCGTCACGGTGCGCGCGGTCGCCGACGACGCGCTGGCCGAGCTGCGCCGCCGCGAGAGCGACCTCGACGTCGTCGCATCCGACCTGTTCTCCCGACCGACCTTCGATCACATGCGCACGGTCAACCACCCCGGCAACCCGATCTGGCTCGGACTCGGGGCGCGCGTGCTCGAGGCGCTCGGTTCCCGCGATTCGCCGACCGACCCCGGTCGGCCGCTGCTGGCGGGCGTGCAGGCACCGCGGGAGGCGTGGGTCGCCGATGCCTGGGACCTCGCCGACGAGCCCACCGACTTCTGGCTGACCGCGGGAGAGCGGGTGGCGGCGGCCGAGGTGCGCGAGGCGCAGGGCGCCTGGTATCGCGACCACCCGATCTACGTCGAGCGCGCCGTGGGCCGCCTCGCACCGTTGCTGCGGAGATGGCGCGGATGA
- a CDS encoding glycosyltransferase — translation MDTDRVAVLADPPPPGASAGQWWPPQILDAGWIRRHRDDFDVLHLHFGAESYTPDHVLAAVRAAQQAGKPVVYTVHDLENPQLTDQSAHVRMLDAIIPAVDVLVTLTPSARDEIAERWGREAVVIAHPTLLETGAAATGRPRHGRRIGVHLRDLRPNIDAVGVVTTLVRAVAELRAAGGDVVGIVRLNESVRDEDTARILEHLAGDGVEIVRAARLSDDDLAAALADLDACVLPYAHGTHSGWLELCYDLAVPVIGPRGGHFRDQHPSDYTRYDIGDPLSLAAAIEHATLPAWSAPGSTARAAEVAARALDRAVQRIEVRAAHTDLYRELTTHRSAA, via the coding sequence ATCGACACCGATCGGGTCGCCGTCCTCGCCGACCCGCCTCCGCCGGGCGCGAGTGCCGGGCAGTGGTGGCCCCCGCAGATCCTCGACGCCGGGTGGATTCGTCGGCACCGCGACGACTTCGACGTGCTGCACCTGCACTTCGGGGCGGAGTCGTACACGCCCGATCACGTGCTCGCCGCCGTCCGCGCCGCCCAGCAGGCCGGGAAGCCCGTGGTCTACACGGTGCACGACCTCGAGAACCCGCAGCTGACCGATCAGTCGGCGCACGTCCGCATGCTCGATGCGATCATCCCGGCCGTCGACGTCCTGGTGACCCTGACGCCCTCGGCCCGAGATGAGATCGCCGAGCGATGGGGACGCGAGGCCGTGGTCATCGCCCACCCCACGCTGTTGGAGACGGGCGCCGCCGCGACCGGGCGCCCGCGCCACGGTCGACGGATCGGCGTGCACCTGCGCGACCTGCGTCCGAACATCGACGCCGTCGGAGTGGTCACGACCCTGGTCCGCGCCGTGGCCGAGCTGCGCGCGGCCGGAGGCGACGTCGTCGGGATCGTTCGGCTCAACGAGAGCGTGCGCGACGAGGACACCGCCCGCATCCTCGAACACCTCGCCGGCGACGGCGTCGAGATCGTCCGCGCCGCGCGGCTCTCCGACGACGACCTCGCCGCGGCGCTCGCCGATCTCGACGCGTGCGTGCTCCCCTACGCCCACGGCACCCATTCGGGGTGGCTCGAGCTGTGCTACGACCTGGCCGTACCCGTGATCGGGCCGCGCGGCGGGCATTTCCGCGATCAGCATCCGTCCGACTACACCCGTTACGACATCGGCGACCCGCTCTCTCTCGCCGCCGCGATCGAGCACGCCACGCTTCCGGCATGGTCGGCTCCGGGTTCGACGGCACGCGCCGCCGAGGTGGCGGCGCGTGCTCTCGACCGGGCGGTGCAACGCATCGAGGTACGGGCGGCGCACACCGACCTGTACCGAGAACTGACGACGCACAGGTCCGCCGCGTGA
- a CDS encoding glycosyltransferase codes for MGRALRVAVIAPSRHPIRQPHPGGLEACVWERVRGLRARGHDVTLCGPDGSDFLDGPPEFVLPRPHWASDEEPSDTAYPRGYLGRIDDAMERAMGHLARHSDRFDVIDNHSLHGAPIAWRDRVGIPMVTTLHTPPLPDMIAAARSTTGAEHRFLAVSRHTAREWDAAGVESMVFPNGVDTDRWTAGPGGDRWVWFGRIVPEKAPHLAIDAALLAGKRIVLAGRVGDAEYFETEVRPRLGAQARYVGALRQSALARLVGRSAVALVTPMWDEPFGLVLAETLATGTPLAAFDAGGVREVVAAAPGAMVVSRGDIDSLALAAAELAERSALEPGLRVQIRAAAVAQFSLERRHAQLEGLLASVAVGAQRLEVA; via the coding sequence ATGGGGCGGGCGCTCCGCGTCGCCGTCATCGCCCCGTCGCGGCATCCCATCCGCCAACCGCACCCCGGGGGCCTCGAGGCGTGCGTGTGGGAGCGCGTGCGGGGTCTGCGCGCGCGGGGCCACGACGTCACGCTCTGCGGGCCCGACGGGTCGGACTTCCTCGACGGTCCGCCCGAGTTCGTGCTGCCGCGTCCGCACTGGGCGAGCGACGAGGAGCCCTCCGACACCGCCTACCCGCGGGGCTATCTCGGTCGGATCGACGACGCGATGGAACGGGCCATGGGCCACCTCGCGCGCCACAGCGACCGGTTCGACGTGATCGACAACCACAGCCTCCACGGCGCGCCGATCGCGTGGCGCGATCGGGTGGGCATCCCGATGGTCACGACCCTCCACACGCCTCCGCTTCCCGACATGATCGCCGCGGCGCGATCGACGACCGGCGCCGAGCACCGGTTCCTCGCCGTCAGCCGGCACACCGCCCGGGAGTGGGACGCCGCCGGGGTCGAGTCGATGGTCTTCCCCAACGGCGTCGACACCGATCGGTGGACGGCGGGACCCGGCGGCGACCGATGGGTGTGGTTCGGGCGCATCGTGCCCGAGAAGGCGCCCCACCTCGCGATCGACGCTGCTCTCCTCGCCGGCAAACGCATCGTACTGGCCGGCCGTGTCGGCGACGCAGAGTACTTCGAGACGGAGGTGCGGCCCCGCCTGGGTGCGCAGGCCCGCTACGTCGGGGCTCTCCGGCAGAGCGCCCTCGCCCGGCTCGTCGGCCGAAGCGCCGTCGCGCTCGTCACCCCGATGTGGGACGAACCGTTCGGCCTCGTGCTCGCCGAGACCCTCGCCACCGGCACTCCGCTGGCCGCGTTCGACGCCGGCGGCGTGCGCGAGGTGGTCGCCGCGGCACCCGGGGCGATGGTCGTCTCACGGGGAGACATCGACTCGCTCGCGCTGGCCGCTGCGGAGCTCGCCGAGCGGTCGGCCCTCGAACCGGGCCTGCGGGTGCAGATCCGGGCGGCCGCGGTCGCGCAGTTCTCCCTCGAACGGCGCCATGCCCAGCTCGAGGGGCTGCTCGCCTCGGTGGCCGTGGGCGCCCAGCGTCTCGAGGTCGCGTGA
- a CDS encoding glycosyltransferase family 2 protein, whose protein sequence is MTTAVLTVASRARAAHVDRQRAFLAQLERPDVLRAEAWLDPEPPTGDGILVHVPPGEFGLRVGEGRNAAAAAAIAGGADLLIFLDADCLPGPGLIERYEAVARESGLYAGPVTYLAEGSMPEDLRSLEALTRPHAARPWPADAEVLRADPAAYDLFWSLSFAVSVSTWEEIGGFSEAFQGYGAEDTDFAWRAREMNVPLLWVGGAHAYHQWHPTSDPPWQHLDDILRNGAAFARRWGRWPMSGWLEKFERAGAITRDGEGWRRV, encoded by the coding sequence GTGACCACCGCGGTGCTGACCGTGGCCTCGCGAGCGAGGGCGGCGCACGTCGACCGCCAGCGCGCGTTCCTCGCGCAGCTCGAGCGCCCCGACGTGCTGCGGGCGGAGGCCTGGCTCGACCCCGAACCCCCGACCGGCGACGGCATCCTCGTGCACGTCCCGCCGGGGGAGTTCGGTCTGCGCGTGGGCGAGGGGCGCAACGCCGCCGCCGCCGCGGCGATCGCCGGCGGTGCCGACCTGCTGATCTTCCTCGACGCCGACTGCCTCCCCGGCCCCGGTCTGATCGAGCGCTACGAAGCGGTGGCTCGCGAGTCCGGCCTCTACGCCGGACCCGTGACGTACCTGGCCGAGGGCAGCATGCCCGAAGACCTCCGCTCGCTCGAAGCTCTGACGCGGCCGCACGCGGCGCGACCGTGGCCGGCCGATGCTGAGGTGCTCCGCGCAGACCCGGCGGCCTACGACCTGTTCTGGTCGCTGTCGTTCGCCGTGTCGGTGTCGACCTGGGAGGAGATCGGAGGCTTCTCCGAGGCGTTCCAGGGATACGGCGCCGAAGACACCGACTTCGCCTGGCGCGCGCGCGAGATGAACGTGCCGCTGCTCTGGGTGGGGGGCGCGCACGCCTACCACCAGTGGCATCCGACCTCCGATCCGCCCTGGCAGCACCTCGACGACATCCTGCGAAACGGCGCCGCCTTCGCCCGCCGCTGGGGTCGGTGGCCGATGAGCGGCTGGCTGGAGAAGTTCGAGCGCGCCGGCGCGATCACCCGCGACGGCGAGGGTTGGCGCCGCGTCTGA